A single genomic interval of Alistipes provencensis harbors:
- a CDS encoding glycoside hydrolase family 88/105 protein, translating into MYKTRFLLFLLAAALSGVPAEAANKRDTEIANRAAQWQIDNFGEHLSRPGKRSDQHWANGALYRGMIVWADVSGYKPCEEFVLEIGRRSGWHMGRRQYHADDICVGQAYLMLYQRYKDPAMLRPVKQRADSVIAFPAETKMHIKAKNGSKRWSWCDALFMAPPVYALLANITGDNSYRKFMNCEFYASSRSLFDAAENLYYRDARYFDKREKNGKKVFWGRGNGWCYAALAILLETLPESDPMYDYYRRMFLRMSEAVVACQDARGSWHPSMLDHETYPMPENSASGFFTYGLAWGVNHGLLTAPVYKRAARRGWKALCSYVGPDGRLGYVQPIGGSPQRTNREMTEVYGVGAFLMAASEIVQM; encoded by the coding sequence ATGTATAAGACACGATTCCTCCTCTTTCTGTTGGCCGCAGCGCTTTCGGGCGTCCCGGCCGAAGCCGCCAACAAACGCGACACCGAGATCGCCAACCGGGCGGCGCAATGGCAAATCGACAATTTCGGCGAACACCTCTCCCGCCCCGGCAAGCGCAGCGACCAGCACTGGGCCAACGGCGCGCTCTACCGCGGCATGATCGTCTGGGCCGACGTTTCGGGTTACAAGCCCTGCGAGGAGTTCGTCCTCGAAATCGGGCGCCGCAGCGGCTGGCACATGGGACGGCGGCAATACCATGCCGACGATATCTGCGTCGGACAGGCTTACCTAATGCTCTACCAACGCTACAAGGACCCGGCGATGCTGCGCCCCGTAAAACAGCGAGCCGACTCGGTGATCGCCTTCCCGGCGGAGACCAAAATGCACATCAAGGCCAAGAATGGATCGAAGCGCTGGAGCTGGTGCGACGCCCTGTTCATGGCGCCCCCGGTCTACGCCCTGCTGGCGAACATCACGGGCGACAACAGCTACCGGAAATTTATGAACTGCGAATTTTATGCTTCGTCACGCAGCCTCTTCGATGCCGCCGAAAACCTCTATTACCGCGACGCGCGCTACTTCGACAAACGCGAGAAAAACGGTAAAAAGGTCTTCTGGGGCCGCGGCAACGGCTGGTGCTACGCCGCGCTGGCCATCCTGCTCGAAACCCTTCCCGAGAGCGACCCGATGTACGACTACTACCGGCGGATGTTCCTCCGCATGTCGGAAGCCGTCGTCGCTTGTCAGGACGCCCGCGGATCGTGGCATCCGAGCATGCTCGACCACGAAACCTACCCGATGCCCGAAAACAGCGCCTCGGGATTCTTCACCTACGGACTGGCTTGGGGCGTGAATCACGGCCTGCTGACCGCACCAGTCTATAAACGCGCCGCGCGCCGCGGCTGGAAGGCCCTCTGTTCATATGTCGGCCCGGACGGACGCCTCGGATATGTGCAGCCCATCGGCGGATCGCCCCAGCGGACGAACCGCGAAATGACCGAGGTGTACGGAGTCGGCGCCTTCCTGATGGCCGCCTCGGAAATCGTACAAATGTAG
- a CDS encoding RagB/SusD family nutrient uptake outer membrane protein encodes MKKLILFLLVACSAASPACTFLDIDPETGLDENQVFSTWDNFKAYFNNVYEGRTGQKSSGDNINIKLGYPLYIDFNDRRFTWNALTDMCDGGRWLRAQQIKAGALGANVSEWTTTTSRRPISYSMFRIIRVANRCIENIDMVQNAKQIDKDDIIGQAYFVRAFAHFTLCRIFGGMPYLDKALEADDDWDMARLPAGETYTRCAADLDRAYDYFVAAGKVRRDAGPGSEGHLTSSDMPYPNGVAAKALKARCLLYAASELNNLHGQSDWEDAAEACAEAIRIAEENGYEMLPFSEWNSNFYGTKYTNEHIWAWNYGSSKINTGTWSGTFAYPASNYTNGSGDCPTQNFVDRFETLDGDPLLTEADREAAAKFGHYDEQDPYSNRDPRFDKTILHDGSVVSGCPTGINIHYDPATGTYPTSSLNNNNRSFGIAWGSNDSKGYSNTGYYVNKLWNGQLGTSAAHQHTDPLIRMAELYLNYAEAANEAYGPNGSAGGLSMTALDAVNKVRNRAGMPDVLDKFTGDATLLRERIRNERCVELAFEGHHYYYDIRRWKIAPQTMTQTLMGIYIEKVDVSNEYPRGRRYVRQPIPNNRQANWKNAMYYLPFPAAEANKMKNFVNNELW; translated from the coding sequence ATGAAAAAACTGATACTATTCCTTCTGGTTGCATGCAGCGCAGCCTCCCCCGCCTGCACGTTCCTCGACATAGACCCCGAAACGGGCCTCGATGAAAATCAGGTGTTCTCGACATGGGATAACTTCAAAGCCTATTTCAACAACGTCTACGAAGGACGCACGGGGCAGAAGAGCAGCGGCGACAACATCAATATCAAGCTGGGCTATCCGCTCTACATCGATTTCAACGACCGCCGTTTTACATGGAATGCCCTGACGGACATGTGTGACGGCGGCCGCTGGCTCCGCGCGCAGCAGATCAAGGCCGGGGCTCTGGGTGCCAACGTCTCCGAATGGACCACCACCACGTCGCGCCGTCCGATCTCCTACTCGATGTTCCGCATCATCCGCGTCGCGAACAGATGTATCGAGAATATCGACATGGTACAGAACGCCAAGCAGATCGATAAGGACGACATCATCGGGCAAGCCTATTTCGTACGGGCATTCGCACACTTTACCCTCTGTCGAATCTTCGGAGGCATGCCCTACCTCGACAAGGCGCTCGAAGCCGACGACGACTGGGACATGGCACGCCTCCCGGCCGGGGAGACCTATACGCGCTGCGCCGCAGACCTCGACCGCGCCTACGACTATTTCGTCGCCGCCGGGAAAGTGCGCCGCGACGCGGGACCCGGCTCGGAAGGCCACCTCACCAGCAGCGACATGCCCTATCCGAACGGCGTCGCCGCCAAAGCGCTGAAAGCCCGCTGCCTGCTCTACGCGGCCAGCGAACTGAACAACCTGCATGGCCAGAGCGACTGGGAGGACGCCGCCGAAGCCTGCGCCGAGGCGATCCGCATCGCCGAGGAGAACGGCTACGAGATGCTGCCCTTCTCCGAATGGAACAGCAACTTCTACGGCACGAAATACACCAACGAACACATCTGGGCTTGGAACTACGGCAGCAGTAAGATCAACACGGGCACATGGTCAGGGACTTTCGCCTATCCCGCTTCGAACTACACGAACGGCAGCGGCGACTGTCCGACGCAGAATTTCGTGGACCGCTTCGAAACGCTCGACGGCGACCCGCTTCTGACCGAGGCCGATCGGGAGGCCGCCGCGAAATTCGGCCACTACGACGAACAGGATCCCTACTCGAACCGCGACCCACGGTTCGACAAAACCATCCTCCATGACGGCAGCGTCGTCAGCGGATGCCCGACCGGAATCAACATCCACTACGATCCGGCGACCGGAACCTATCCCACCTCGTCGCTCAACAACAACAACCGCTCGTTCGGCATCGCGTGGGGTTCGAACGACTCGAAAGGGTATTCCAACACGGGCTATTACGTCAACAAGCTGTGGAACGGCCAACTGGGAACTTCGGCCGCCCACCAGCACACCGACCCGCTGATCCGCATGGCGGAACTCTACCTCAACTACGCCGAGGCGGCCAACGAAGCCTACGGCCCCAACGGCAGTGCCGGAGGGCTGTCGATGACGGCGCTGGACGCTGTGAACAAGGTGCGCAACCGGGCCGGAATGCCGGACGTGCTCGACAAGTTCACGGGCGACGCCACCCTGCTGCGCGAACGCATCCGCAACGAACGCTGCGTGGAACTGGCCTTCGAGGGACACCACTATTACTACGATATCCGCAGGTGGAAAATTGCCCCGCAGACCATGACCCAGACACTGATGGGCATATACATCGAGAAGGTCGATGTTTCGAACGAATATCCCCGCGGGCGGCGCTATGTCCGCCAGCCGATTCCGAACAACCGGCAGGCCAACTGGAAAAACGCCATGTACTACCTGCCCTTCCCCGCAGCGGAGGCCAACAAGATGAAAAACTTCGTCAACAATGAACTTTGGTAG
- a CDS encoding SusC/RagA family TonB-linked outer membrane protein, protein MENFYLKPLTPSLHGLRRLAAMVLLLLFAATAGPAAAREPAADAQQPTIQAKGRVVDTNGHAIAGAAITTKGGPAGGTITDAQGAFTLRVRKGAVLHVSFLGYQTREIVVVDASPLTIKLAEETHQVEDVVVVGYGVQKKESVLGAISQVNNEQLVNSGTTNITNAIAGKLSGVTTIQTGGQPGNNDANIFIRGVSSWNGSTPLVLVDGVERSFADIDPNEVASLSVLKDASATAVFGAKGANGVIIVTTRTGSTGKPKMNISLSYGMDFPTMIPDHIGSAQTAELLNVALKNAQSYGSMIPRSEIEEYAHPSSRINSIRYPDNDWFDIAMRKCAQTINANYNVSGGSQRVKYFLSLGYTHEGSIFKDFSEWSNANFRYDRINYRSNLDFDVTRSTKLSVKVGGVLGIKDTPTNKTVSGMFNMMYSASPMMYPAYYPDWVLEEIPDTDYPDASGGRLSSPRTAYFGNIRTSLSTGEFEQTTDNKLYTDINFEQKLDFITKGLSVKANVSLSTYYSRISQTATNSNPTFYIDWNRYDAGDGNPWIYAAASELIYENTPYAVTRGAMQGDYYVTFYWEGALNYNRTFGDHTVTALALFNQRENVKGTAFPYHSQGVVGRVTYDYRHKYLFECNLGYTGSEQFSPENRYGFFPSVAIGWVPSQERFWKEAMPWWSKLKIRYSDGLVGSDSGSRWLYFSDYIKGGDSYIYEGAAANMVAQWEEARKRDLGIEMGWLNNRLTLNFDLFDEKRTNMLVKPNVTMLVGTSYKEVNRGSMKKHGIDIELGWADRTSTGFGYNLTAMLSLNENRITNYEDAPYAPEYQKTAGKPYKGQTDGVSIVDSGYFESIDDIHNYPAYTTDWNFVNVGAYKYLDYSADGRLSVEDLHAIAGSQYPPVVGSFRAGFDYKGFEFSMLWYANLGKWVEYNKSWEIEFNKGDYRITHSQLDYWRPDNRDANHATLVYGGTSGHPMYMWAGGSGDAGAKMMLEGRTWRKADYLSLREIYLAYTFNAKRLRQKVGFRNLSIYLTANNLLTFSSLIEGDPASTTFTSGFYPQMTSIKLGVKIGF, encoded by the coding sequence ATGGAAAACTTCTATCTCAAACCGCTCACACCATCGCTGCACGGGCTTCGCCGTCTGGCCGCCATGGTGTTGCTGCTGCTGTTCGCCGCCACGGCAGGACCGGCTGCCGCCAGAGAGCCAGCCGCCGACGCGCAGCAACCGACGATTCAGGCCAAAGGCCGCGTCGTCGACACCAACGGCCATGCGATCGCCGGCGCGGCGATCACGACAAAGGGAGGACCCGCCGGCGGTACGATCACCGACGCACAGGGCGCATTCACACTCCGTGTCCGCAAAGGCGCCGTGCTTCACGTCTCGTTCCTTGGCTACCAGACACGGGAAATCGTCGTCGTCGACGCATCGCCGCTGACAATAAAACTCGCCGAAGAAACGCATCAGGTCGAAGACGTGGTGGTGGTCGGATACGGCGTTCAGAAGAAAGAGAGCGTCCTTGGTGCCATCTCGCAGGTGAATAACGAACAGCTCGTCAATTCGGGCACCACGAACATCACCAACGCCATCGCCGGCAAACTTTCGGGCGTGACGACCATTCAGACGGGCGGACAGCCCGGCAACAACGACGCCAACATCTTCATTCGCGGCGTATCGAGTTGGAACGGGTCCACGCCGCTGGTGCTCGTTGACGGCGTGGAGCGCAGTTTCGCGGACATCGACCCCAACGAGGTCGCCTCGCTGTCGGTGCTCAAAGACGCTTCGGCGACCGCCGTGTTCGGCGCCAAAGGCGCCAACGGCGTCATCATCGTAACCACCCGCACGGGCTCCACGGGCAAGCCCAAGATGAACATCTCGCTCTCCTACGGCATGGACTTCCCGACGATGATCCCCGACCACATCGGCTCGGCGCAGACGGCCGAACTGCTCAACGTGGCGCTGAAAAACGCCCAGAGCTACGGCTCGATGATTCCCCGTTCGGAGATCGAGGAGTATGCCCATCCTTCGTCGCGCATCAATTCGATCCGCTATCCGGACAACGACTGGTTCGACATCGCCATGCGCAAGTGCGCCCAAACCATCAACGCCAACTACAACGTCTCGGGCGGTTCGCAGCGCGTCAAATACTTCCTCTCGCTGGGATATACCCACGAGGGGTCGATCTTCAAGGATTTTTCGGAGTGGAGCAACGCCAATTTCCGCTACGACCGCATCAACTACCGTTCGAACCTCGATTTCGACGTGACGCGCAGCACGAAACTGTCGGTCAAGGTGGGCGGTGTGCTGGGAATCAAAGACACGCCGACGAACAAGACCGTATCGGGCATGTTCAACATGATGTATTCGGCTTCGCCGATGATGTATCCGGCCTACTACCCCGACTGGGTGCTGGAAGAGATTCCCGACACGGACTATCCCGACGCCTCGGGAGGCCGTCTGTCGAGTCCACGCACAGCCTACTTCGGGAACATCCGTACGTCGCTCTCGACGGGCGAGTTCGAACAGACCACGGACAACAAGCTCTATACCGACATCAACTTCGAGCAGAAGCTCGACTTCATCACCAAGGGGCTCTCGGTGAAAGCCAACGTCTCGCTGAGCACCTACTACTCCCGCATCTCGCAGACGGCGACCAACTCCAATCCCACCTTCTACATCGACTGGAACCGGTACGACGCAGGCGACGGCAATCCGTGGATTTACGCCGCAGCCAGCGAACTGATCTACGAAAACACACCCTACGCCGTGACCCGCGGGGCGATGCAGGGCGACTATTACGTCACATTCTACTGGGAGGGTGCCCTGAATTACAACCGCACCTTCGGCGACCACACCGTGACGGCACTGGCGCTCTTCAACCAGCGGGAAAACGTCAAGGGCACGGCCTTCCCCTACCATTCGCAGGGCGTGGTGGGCCGTGTGACCTACGATTACAGGCACAAATACCTCTTCGAATGCAACCTCGGGTACACCGGGTCGGAACAGTTCTCGCCCGAGAACCGCTATGGTTTCTTCCCCTCGGTGGCCATAGGCTGGGTGCCCTCGCAGGAGCGTTTCTGGAAAGAGGCGATGCCTTGGTGGTCGAAACTGAAGATCCGTTATTCGGACGGGCTGGTCGGCAGCGACTCCGGTTCGCGGTGGCTCTATTTCAGCGACTACATCAAGGGCGGCGACAGCTACATCTACGAAGGCGCCGCGGCAAACATGGTCGCTCAATGGGAAGAGGCCCGCAAACGCGATCTGGGTATCGAAATGGGCTGGCTGAACAACCGGCTGACGCTCAACTTCGACCTTTTCGACGAAAAGCGCACCAACATGCTTGTCAAGCCCAACGTCACGATGCTCGTCGGCACCTCGTACAAGGAGGTCAACCGCGGCAGCATGAAGAAGCACGGCATCGACATCGAACTGGGCTGGGCCGACAGGACCTCCACGGGATTCGGATACAACCTCACGGCGATGCTCTCGCTCAACGAGAACCGCATCACCAACTACGAGGACGCCCCCTACGCCCCCGAATACCAGAAGACCGCCGGAAAACCCTACAAGGGGCAGACCGACGGCGTGAGCATCGTCGATTCGGGCTATTTCGAATCCATCGACGACATCCACAACTACCCGGCCTACACGACCGACTGGAATTTCGTCAACGTGGGCGCCTACAAATACCTCGACTATTCGGCCGACGGCCGGCTCTCCGTCGAGGACCTGCACGCCATCGCCGGCAGCCAGTATCCGCCGGTGGTCGGCTCGTTCCGGGCCGGATTCGACTACAAGGGATTCGAATTCAGCATGCTGTGGTACGCCAACCTCGGCAAGTGGGTCGAATACAACAAGAGCTGGGAGATCGAGTTCAACAAGGGCGACTACCGCATCACCCACTCGCAGCTCGACTACTGGCGGCCCGACAACCGGGATGCCAATCACGCCACGCTGGTTTACGGAGGAACGTCGGGACACCCGATGTACATGTGGGCCGGCGGCAGCGGCGATGCCGGAGCCAAAATGATGCTCGAGGGCCGCACATGGCGCAAGGCCGACTACCTCTCGCTGAGGGAGATCTACCTCGCCTACACGTTCAACGCCAAACGCCTCCGCCAGAAGGTCGGGTTCCGCAACCTGAGTATCTACCTCACGGCGAACAACCTGCTGACGTTCTCCTCGCTGATCGAAGGAGACCCTGCGAGCACCACCTTCACCTCGGGGTTCTATCCGCAGATGACCAGCATCAAACTGGGGGTTAAAATCGGATTCTAA
- a CDS encoding SusC/RagA family TonB-linked outer membrane protein codes for MRNRYIFLTGTMLLLAAATAAGAPQSGGQGFERPVLTAEQIAADSAIRARRPLRIYQTLELPYARTLNKAAATGNSTTYYEHDIDKYPTNDFRNSLTGVVAGLTVRELSGTPGMFYASESGRTALYARGMTPGYVVDGMPVYITQLQLDPEEIESMTFIRDIADKALLGSRAADGVLYITTRRGQTRGRSIRVGFESGVSVVDRFPEWVDGVEYARLQNQARINSGYLPPYSNEAIENYARKDPNDLTYPNVDYRTMMFKDTKPYYKAHVSIDGGTQKLQYSAYIGYAGEGDIYKVGDKADFNRVNVRTYLKAAVTQDLSIDLGFGGGLSFRRQPRYGYGSSSATEFENALSDVTTVPAIAFPLVVSHDEETGNKIYGVNTTYKDNPYASLTENGFSTERGRSGVVNATISYDLHALIKGLKFQSYVGLNLFNMNRIGKNPDYTAVIYDPATGESTKTTHEGTQVSGKSSMGKWTHQGLFLHERLSYEYRNDDHRVGASATWWLESIDRTGNSVRERQVSLIGTLDYAFRGKYLFQAVVNYAGSPMFAPGRRFEVFPSLGVGWVVSEEGFMQGVKWIDYLKVRGQAGMIGYGSFGSQDLYEDNYTKSAGIKFGPYTTGYQWIGSTNANQSYVNTISRLGNPDLTWEKRKEFTVGIDAALFGNRLSVEVNYYNILRDGIITEMSGTLPGLYGMDKIDTYENYNRIRYQGWEAALYWSDRAGDFQYTVGGSLTTSRGKYLRYNESVVYDYQKVTGTATGSYRGYVCIGKFTSKEEIEASPRQLFDGEVQIGDLKYADLNNDRLIDSNDTKVIGNTNPKLDYAVSINLRYRNFDFTIVGTGRTSFDTALTNKYFWNGWSTGTYSHFVRDNIGGDYPRLAYVKATNNFQSSTFWLRDGGFFKIQNIELGYNVRFRGRSAVKGLRVFVRGANLCTISGIEDVDPENINAGVTAYPLYRTFTTGFKFTF; via the coding sequence ATGAGAAACCGCTACATATTTCTGACAGGCACGATGCTCCTGCTGGCGGCCGCAACGGCCGCAGGCGCCCCGCAAAGCGGCGGGCAGGGTTTCGAAAGACCGGTGCTGACCGCCGAACAGATCGCCGCCGACTCCGCGATCCGGGCCCGACGGCCCCTGCGCATCTATCAGACGCTCGAACTGCCCTACGCCCGCACCCTGAACAAGGCGGCCGCAACGGGCAACTCGACGACCTATTACGAACACGACATCGACAAATACCCGACCAACGACTTCCGCAACTCGCTCACGGGCGTCGTCGCGGGACTCACCGTCCGCGAACTGTCGGGAACGCCCGGCATGTTCTACGCTTCGGAATCGGGCCGCACGGCGCTCTATGCCCGCGGCATGACGCCCGGATACGTCGTGGACGGCATGCCGGTCTACATCACCCAACTGCAACTCGACCCCGAAGAGATCGAGAGCATGACTTTCATCCGCGACATCGCCGACAAGGCGTTGCTGGGCTCGCGCGCAGCCGACGGTGTACTCTACATCACCACCCGCCGGGGACAGACCCGGGGCCGGTCGATCCGCGTCGGGTTCGAAAGCGGCGTCAGCGTCGTGGACCGCTTCCCCGAATGGGTCGACGGCGTCGAATACGCACGGCTCCAGAACCAAGCGCGCATCAACAGCGGCTATCTCCCGCCCTACTCGAACGAGGCGATCGAGAACTACGCCCGCAAAGACCCCAACGACCTGACCTATCCGAACGTCGACTACCGGACGATGATGTTCAAGGACACGAAGCCCTATTACAAGGCCCATGTTTCCATCGACGGAGGCACACAGAAGCTCCAGTACAGCGCCTACATCGGTTACGCCGGAGAGGGAGACATATACAAGGTGGGCGACAAAGCCGATTTCAACCGGGTGAACGTCCGCACATACCTCAAAGCGGCTGTCACACAGGACCTCTCGATCGACCTGGGATTCGGCGGAGGGCTCAGCTTCCGCCGCCAGCCCCGCTACGGTTACGGCAGTTCGTCGGCCACGGAGTTCGAAAACGCACTCAGCGATGTCACCACGGTTCCCGCAATCGCGTTCCCGCTGGTCGTTTCGCACGACGAGGAGACAGGTAATAAAATTTACGGCGTCAATACGACCTACAAAGACAATCCCTACGCATCGCTGACCGAAAACGGGTTCTCGACCGAACGCGGCCGTTCGGGGGTAGTCAATGCCACAATCTCCTACGACCTGCATGCGCTGATCAAGGGGCTCAAATTCCAGTCCTATGTGGGACTGAATCTTTTCAACATGAACCGTATCGGCAAGAATCCCGACTATACAGCCGTCATCTACGACCCCGCCACAGGAGAAAGCACCAAGACCACGCACGAGGGAACGCAGGTATCCGGCAAGTCGAGCATGGGCAAATGGACCCACCAAGGGCTCTTCCTGCACGAACGGCTGAGTTACGAATACCGGAACGACGACCACCGTGTCGGGGCCTCGGCTACATGGTGGCTGGAGTCGATCGACCGGACAGGCAATTCGGTCCGCGAACGGCAGGTATCGCTGATCGGCACCCTCGACTACGCTTTCCGCGGTAAATACCTCTTCCAAGCCGTCGTAAATTATGCCGGATCGCCGATGTTCGCACCCGGCAGGCGCTTCGAGGTGTTTCCATCGCTGGGCGTGGGCTGGGTCGTATCCGAAGAGGGATTCATGCAGGGCGTGAAATGGATCGACTACCTCAAAGTGCGCGGACAGGCCGGTATGATCGGCTACGGTTCGTTCGGCTCGCAGGACCTCTACGAAGACAACTACACGAAAAGCGCTGGCATCAAGTTCGGCCCCTACACCACGGGGTACCAGTGGATCGGATCGACCAACGCCAACCAATCCTACGTCAACACCATCTCGCGGCTGGGCAATCCCGACCTCACATGGGAGAAACGCAAGGAGTTCACCGTCGGCATCGACGCCGCACTGTTCGGCAACCGCCTCTCGGTCGAAGTCAACTATTACAACATCCTGCGCGACGGAATCATTACCGAAATGAGCGGCACGCTGCCAGGGCTCTACGGCATGGACAAGATCGATACCTATGAAAACTACAACCGCATCCGTTACCAAGGCTGGGAGGCGGCACTCTACTGGTCGGACAGGGCCGGCGATTTCCAGTACACGGTGGGCGGAAGCCTCACGACGAGCCGGGGAAAATACCTGCGTTACAACGAAAGCGTCGTCTACGACTACCAGAAGGTCACCGGCACGGCGACCGGCTCCTACCGAGGGTATGTCTGCATAGGCAAGTTCACCTCGAAGGAGGAGATCGAAGCCTCGCCCCGGCAGCTCTTCGATGGCGAAGTGCAGATAGGCGACCTGAAATACGCCGACCTGAACAACGACAGACTGATCGACAGCAACGACACGAAGGTCATCGGCAACACCAACCCCAAGCTCGACTACGCCGTGAGCATCAACCTGCGCTACCGGAATTTCGACTTCACAATCGTCGGAACGGGCCGCACCTCGTTCGACACGGCACTGACCAACAAATATTTTTGGAACGGATGGAGCACGGGAACCTACTCGCATTTCGTGCGCGACAACATCGGCGGCGACTATCCCCGCCTGGCATACGTCAAGGCTACGAACAACTTCCAGAGCTCTACCTTCTGGCTGCGCGACGGGGGCTTCTTCAAGATTCAGAACATCGAACTGGGCTACAACGTCCGTTTCCGCGGCCGGTCGGCCGTCAAAGGACTGCGCGTCTTCGTGCGTGGCGCCAACCTCTGCACCATCAGCGGCATCGAGGACGTAGACCCCGAAAACATCAATGCCGGCGTTACGGCCTATCCGCTCTACCGGACCTTTACCACCGGCTTCAAATTCACCTTTTAA
- a CDS encoding BACON domain-containing protein, with product MKTLKIACTALILLAGVFAAACSTDPETEAADRVEIDGLDDGLHFPYHPEESASFSISSNKTWSISKSGLDWLTVSQMNGGSKLPATISLSAAPNDDLERSGELTIYTGAYVQTVTVTQEAFPIVPTLTLDGLTDNTLEFEFSDLEPVTFTLYSNIAWTADKQGLDWAEVSPLSGERKQEATITVTPSANGGDARQGTLSFWGEGMTPVVVTVRQTAYRDDPLLTVTGFGEDNTLAFPEAPEAPAALQILCNRNWTVIKEGLDWLTVAPESGTAGTVPADITLTASKNTGDARTGTLTIRADDPALEDVVITVSQEAKSLEPIAWWTLSDEALKQYSGDNWLTGGRMFADKPAGTTAYGQWNKVNDAPVYDPGYVISSDGKGHYAVKSVWTDDNLEFTIPVKNFAAGQAVNIRYGARSKKTGARYWIVEYFDQGTWKPTSTKEYTFSGNGLHVTATYELTKADKVENINETARFTEAVDNGVIRFRIRCVTGTCTIEGKVIAQPSSGAAPRFCQWSTGDHDAIAFYLVD from the coding sequence ATGAAAACCCTGAAAATCGCATGCACAGCCCTGATTCTGCTGGCAGGGGTCTTCGCCGCGGCCTGCTCCACGGACCCGGAGACCGAAGCCGCCGACCGGGTGGAGATAGACGGGCTGGACGACGGACTGCATTTCCCGTACCACCCCGAAGAGAGCGCCAGTTTCTCGATTTCATCGAACAAAACCTGGTCGATCTCCAAAAGCGGACTCGACTGGCTGACCGTCTCGCAAATGAACGGAGGGTCGAAACTGCCGGCGACAATCTCGCTCTCGGCTGCGCCTAACGACGACCTGGAACGCAGCGGGGAGTTAACCATCTATACCGGTGCCTATGTACAGACAGTAACCGTCACGCAGGAGGCTTTCCCCATCGTACCGACACTCACGCTGGACGGTCTGACCGACAACACGCTCGAATTCGAATTCTCCGACCTCGAGCCCGTCACATTCACACTGTACAGCAACATCGCCTGGACAGCCGACAAGCAAGGCCTCGACTGGGCCGAAGTATCCCCGCTTTCGGGCGAACGCAAACAGGAGGCGACAATCACCGTAACCCCCTCAGCCAACGGAGGCGATGCGCGCCAAGGCACGCTCTCGTTCTGGGGCGAAGGCATGACTCCCGTGGTCGTAACCGTCCGCCAGACCGCTTACCGCGACGATCCGCTGCTCACGGTAACGGGCTTCGGCGAAGACAATACGCTCGCCTTCCCCGAGGCGCCGGAGGCCCCTGCCGCCCTGCAAATCCTTTGCAACCGCAACTGGACCGTCATCAAGGAGGGGCTCGACTGGCTCACCGTCGCGCCCGAATCAGGTACGGCCGGCACCGTACCGGCCGACATAACGCTGACGGCTTCGAAAAACACCGGCGATGCCCGCACCGGCACACTGACCATCCGAGCCGACGATCCCGCGCTGGAAGATGTGGTAATCACCGTTTCGCAGGAGGCCAAGAGCCTCGAACCGATCGCTTGGTGGACACTTTCCGACGAAGCGCTGAAGCAGTACAGCGGCGACAACTGGCTCACCGGCGGCAGAATGTTTGCCGACAAACCCGCCGGAACGACCGCTTACGGCCAATGGAACAAGGTCAACGACGCACCCGTCTACGACCCCGGGTACGTCATCAGCTCCGACGGCAAGGGACACTACGCCGTAAAATCGGTATGGACGGACGACAACCTGGAATTCACCATTCCCGTGAAGAATTTCGCAGCCGGACAGGCCGTCAATATCCGTTACGGTGCGAGGAGCAAGAAAACGGGCGCGCGGTATTGGATAGTGGAGTATTTCGACCAGGGAACGTGGAAACCCACCAGTACGAAAGAATACACTTTCTCCGGAAACGGATTGCACGTCACGGCTACTTACGAACTGACAAAGGCGGACAAGGTAGAGAACATCAATGAAACCGCCCGCTTTACGGAGGCCGTAGACAACGGCGTCATCCGGTTCCGCATCCGCTGCGTCACCGGCACCTGCACGATCGAAGGCAAAGTGATAGCCCAACCCAGCAGCGGTGCCGCCCCCCGCTTCTGTCAGTGGAGTACGGGCGACCACGACGCCATCGCATTCTATCTGGTAGACTGA